The Austwickia sp. genome includes a region encoding these proteins:
- a CDS encoding NUDIX domain-containing protein — protein sequence MREPLAQLRWAAMRGAYRPEHLAAYARQTAVAARFPNVTFLGPCFIREDVTIEARKDYGRIIIGPWVHIGAGTALRCHEGTLRIGAKTVFGRECTINAWLDVEIGDACLFADDVYLCDFDHVTDRLDVAIKDQGIVKSPVRIGDDVWLGTKVVVTRGTRVGHGCAVGAASVLRGDFPPLSVVVGSPARVVRSRDPEVERVRRAAGMDSLRLRDAVRGLVTDDQGRILLVHYTVPDEEAPVGVWACPGAAVEGDEDSGAVLLREVERVLGLRLDGVGDPVWVREMVQPSDEDDGLRETYHLLEIEGIPAGQVDIDVSRLDVSEHVDAVRWWTLEEIAEAQRRPEGEARPAEGGIPGVVFSPLALSHLLGDLFAHGRPETPRQVPAEGERRVPGVRRH from the coding sequence ATGAGGGAACCTCTGGCCCAACTGCGCTGGGCGGCGATGCGTGGTGCGTACCGACCGGAGCACCTGGCGGCGTACGCCCGGCAGACGGCCGTCGCCGCGCGCTTTCCGAACGTCACCTTCCTCGGGCCGTGCTTCATCCGCGAAGACGTGACCATCGAGGCCCGGAAGGACTACGGCCGCATCATCATCGGGCCCTGGGTGCACATCGGCGCGGGGACGGCCCTGCGCTGCCACGAGGGGACCCTGCGCATCGGCGCCAAGACCGTCTTCGGACGCGAATGCACGATCAACGCATGGCTGGACGTCGAGATCGGTGACGCCTGCCTTTTCGCCGACGACGTCTACCTGTGCGACTTCGACCACGTCACCGACCGCCTGGACGTGGCCATCAAGGACCAGGGCATCGTCAAGTCCCCGGTGCGGATCGGCGACGACGTGTGGCTGGGGACCAAGGTGGTCGTCACGCGGGGGACCCGCGTCGGGCACGGCTGCGCGGTGGGGGCGGCGTCGGTGCTCCGCGGCGACTTCCCGCCGTTGTCGGTGGTCGTGGGCTCGCCCGCGCGCGTCGTACGGTCCCGCGATCCGGAGGTGGAACGCGTCCGGCGGGCCGCCGGGATGGACTCCCTGCGCCTGCGGGACGCGGTGCGCGGGCTCGTGACCGATGATCAGGGGCGCATCCTGCTCGTGCACTACACCGTGCCGGACGAGGAGGCGCCGGTCGGCGTGTGGGCTTGCCCGGGCGCCGCGGTGGAGGGCGACGAGGACTCCGGGGCGGTCCTGCTCCGCGAGGTGGAGCGGGTCTTGGGCCTGCGCCTCGACGGCGTCGGCGACCCGGTGTGGGTGCGGGAGATGGTGCAGCCCTCCGACGAGGACGACGGGCTGCGCGAGACCTATCACCTGCTCGAGATCGAGGGCATCCCCGCCGGGCAGGTGGATATCGATGTCAGCCGGCTCGACGTGTCCGAGCACGTCGACGCGGTGCGCTGGTGGACGCTGGAGGAGATCGCGGAGGCACAGCGACGCCCCGAGGGTGAGGCGCGCCCCGCGGAGGGAGGCATTCCCGGCGTCGTTTTCTCCCCGCTGGCGCTCTCCCACCTGCTGGGGGACCTGTTCGCGCACGGTCGCCCGGAGACGCCGCGCCAGGTGCCCGCCGAGGGGGAGCGCCGAGTCCCGGGAGTCCGCCGCCACTGA
- a CDS encoding enoyl-CoA hydratase/isomerase family protein, translating to MSDFVRLEVDGGIATIRVDKPKMNPLNAEIQDAIGAYAAEVDARDDVAAVIFYGGERVFAAGADIKEMQQMSYVDMVARAKHVGGFATAVQRIGKPTVAAIEGYALGAGCELALACDFRYAASNAKLGQPEVLLGLLPGAGGSQRLPRLIGPAKAKEMIFSGQHVGAEEALRIGLIDAIAEPGQVYAYARERMAIYVGAAGVAIRHAKEAIDRGLEVDIDTGAAIEAMLFAGAFATKDAQTGMVSFIENGPGKAKFEGK from the coding sequence ATGAGTGACTTCGTACGGCTCGAGGTGGACGGCGGGATCGCGACGATCCGCGTCGACAAGCCGAAGATGAACCCGCTGAACGCGGAGATCCAGGACGCGATCGGCGCGTACGCCGCGGAGGTGGACGCCCGCGACGACGTGGCGGCGGTGATCTTCTACGGCGGCGAGCGGGTGTTCGCGGCGGGCGCGGACATCAAGGAAATGCAGCAGATGTCGTACGTCGACATGGTGGCCCGCGCCAAGCACGTCGGCGGGTTCGCCACGGCCGTGCAGCGCATCGGCAAGCCCACCGTGGCCGCGATCGAGGGTTACGCCCTGGGCGCCGGCTGCGAGCTGGCCCTGGCCTGCGACTTCCGCTATGCGGCGAGCAACGCCAAGCTCGGCCAGCCCGAGGTGCTGCTCGGCCTGCTGCCGGGCGCCGGTGGGTCGCAGCGCCTGCCGCGGCTGATCGGCCCAGCCAAGGCGAAGGAGATGATCTTCAGCGGTCAGCACGTCGGCGCGGAGGAGGCCCTGCGCATCGGCCTGATCGACGCGATCGCCGAGCCCGGCCAGGTGTATGCGTACGCCCGGGAGCGGATGGCCATCTACGTGGGCGCCGCGGGCGTCGCCATCCGGCACGCCAAGGAGGCGATCGACCGCGGTCTCGAGGTCGACATCGACACCGGCGCGGCGATCGAGGCCATGCTCTTCGCGGGGGCATTTGCCACCAAGGACGCCCAGACCGGCATGGTCTCGTTCATCGAGAACGGCCCGGGGAAGGCCAAGTTCGAGGGCAAGTGA
- a CDS encoding cysteine desulfurase: MSAYLDHAATSPTRPEVIEAVREAMGQVGNPSSLHAAGRSARRAVEEAREDIADALGARPSEVLFTSGGTESDNLAVKGLFRHASDADPQRRRLIVSAVEHSAVLDSVSALAEREGAEITWVNPGRDGLISVDALEAALQDPAAGGAGSVVALVQMWANNETGVVQPVADIGALAAAHSVPFFTDAVQAVGKVPVDFAASGATLLAATGHKIGGPVGAGLLLATRDAPVQAISHGGGQERKLRSGTPAMPLIVGLARAIRLAVDEAAQESTRLAALRDALLDGVLDAVPGAGVTGAWRRGDVTRRTPTHAHVLIPGVESDSLLFLLDAAGIACSTGSACHAGVPQPSHVLLAMGYPQAQARGALRLTLGWSSTPDDVAAFLAALPDAVERAQRAFDATQARASARGDARRTVPRSAPAAGVLPGPPGAS, encoded by the coding sequence GTGAGCGCCTACCTCGACCACGCCGCCACCTCGCCGACCCGCCCCGAGGTCATCGAGGCTGTGCGCGAGGCCATGGGGCAGGTCGGGAACCCGAGTTCCCTGCACGCCGCCGGGCGCAGTGCGCGCCGCGCCGTCGAGGAGGCCCGCGAGGACATCGCCGACGCCCTGGGCGCGCGGCCCTCCGAGGTGCTGTTCACCTCCGGCGGCACAGAGTCCGACAACCTCGCCGTCAAGGGCCTCTTCCGGCACGCCAGCGACGCCGACCCGCAGCGCCGACGCCTCATCGTCTCGGCGGTCGAGCATTCGGCCGTGCTCGACAGCGTCTCGGCGTTGGCCGAACGGGAGGGGGCCGAGATCACCTGGGTGAATCCCGGCCGCGACGGCCTGATCAGCGTTGATGCCCTCGAGGCTGCCCTGCAGGACCCGGCCGCGGGCGGCGCGGGGTCGGTGGTCGCGCTGGTGCAGATGTGGGCCAACAACGAAACCGGCGTCGTGCAGCCGGTCGCCGACATCGGCGCCCTCGCCGCCGCGCACAGCGTGCCGTTCTTCACCGATGCGGTGCAGGCCGTCGGCAAGGTGCCGGTGGACTTCGCGGCGTCCGGCGCGACGTTGCTCGCCGCGACCGGGCACAAGATCGGTGGCCCGGTCGGCGCGGGCCTGCTGCTCGCCACGAGGGACGCCCCGGTCCAGGCCATCTCGCACGGTGGGGGACAGGAGCGCAAGCTGCGCAGCGGAACCCCCGCCATGCCGCTGATCGTGGGCCTGGCCCGAGCGATCCGCCTGGCCGTCGATGAGGCGGCCCAGGAGTCGACCCGCCTCGCGGCGCTGCGCGACGCGCTCCTGGACGGGGTGCTGGACGCCGTGCCAGGCGCCGGGGTGACCGGCGCCTGGCGCCGCGGCGACGTGACCCGGCGGACGCCCACCCACGCGCACGTGCTGATCCCCGGGGTGGAGTCCGATTCGCTGCTGTTCCTACTGGACGCCGCGGGGATCGCCTGCTCGACGGGGTCCGCCTGCCATGCCGGGGTGCCGCAGCCGAGCCACGTGCTGCTCGCGATGGGCTACCCGCAGGCGCAGGCCCGCGGTGCGCTGCGGCTCACGCTGGGCTGGTCGAGCACGCCGGACGATGTGGCCGCGTTCCTGGCGGCCCTGCCCGACGCGGTCGAGCGGGCCCAGCGGGCGTTCGACGCGACGCAGGCGCGGGCGTCGGCGCGGGGCGACGCCCGGCGTACCGTTCCGCGCTCCGCACCGGCGGCCGGGGTGCTCCCCGGCCCCCCGGGGGCGTCCTGA
- a CDS encoding alpha/beta-hydrolase family protein yields MSPAARGATEAGRHRILGNGWGFVGALIMFWQAMTPTLVPRNWWMNAVVIGVSSAFGYLVGSLLRAVWRWLRPRLGITVAMAEPQRTWARRLAIGLLVVVTLVAAVLGHLAQDQVADRLGAPQRGPVTFVVGLVAGAALFAVLVLAGKGIATLRRWLKGHAARFAPDLVASGLATLVIVFVILMLTDSVLFRGLMEPAMEKATRNAARSPEGRSAPTLAERSGSPASRESWDSLGYEGKIFVTSGPTPERIAAVTAQPAKQPIRVYAGKSAHQDVADAARAVVAELERTGAFERSHLLVTTTTGTGWVPEWSMSSFEMLGGGDTAIASMQYSFFPSPLAYVSSRAHRALRHAAGGPVPHVLRGPLRPLGRAPDRLPAAPVGCDRVVVAAAAAGRAGLDAREGRPRRGGQGGLVPVGELLAARRGHARRDRRAARDRPPLPGELRSLLGRRAACRGCRGRRAGARGAAAEHSPDVRSGAP; encoded by the coding sequence ATGAGTCCTGCCGCGCGGGGAGCGACCGAGGCCGGACGCCACCGAATCCTCGGGAACGGATGGGGTTTCGTCGGGGCGCTGATCATGTTCTGGCAGGCCATGACGCCGACGCTGGTGCCGCGGAACTGGTGGATGAACGCGGTCGTCATCGGCGTGAGCTCGGCGTTCGGCTACCTCGTGGGGTCCCTGCTCCGCGCCGTCTGGCGGTGGCTGCGACCGCGCCTCGGGATCACCGTGGCTATGGCGGAGCCGCAGCGCACGTGGGCGCGGCGGCTCGCCATCGGGCTACTGGTGGTGGTCACGCTGGTCGCGGCGGTCTTGGGTCACCTGGCGCAGGACCAGGTGGCGGACCGGCTGGGGGCACCTCAGCGCGGGCCGGTCACGTTCGTCGTCGGTCTCGTCGCGGGGGCGGCGCTCTTCGCCGTGCTCGTGTTGGCCGGCAAGGGCATCGCCACCCTGCGCCGCTGGCTGAAGGGGCACGCCGCGCGGTTCGCGCCCGACCTCGTGGCCTCGGGACTGGCCACCCTCGTGATCGTGTTCGTCATCCTGATGCTCACCGACAGCGTGCTGTTCCGCGGGCTGATGGAGCCGGCCATGGAGAAGGCGACGCGGAACGCCGCCAGGTCTCCGGAGGGGCGCAGCGCGCCGACCCTGGCTGAGCGCTCGGGCAGTCCCGCGTCCCGCGAGTCGTGGGACAGCCTGGGCTATGAGGGCAAGATCTTCGTCACCAGCGGGCCCACGCCGGAGCGCATCGCGGCCGTGACCGCCCAGCCGGCGAAGCAGCCGATCCGGGTCTACGCCGGAAAGTCCGCCCACCAGGACGTCGCCGACGCGGCGCGGGCCGTGGTCGCGGAGCTGGAGCGCACCGGCGCGTTCGAGCGCAGCCACCTGCTGGTCACCACCACCACCGGCACCGGCTGGGTGCCGGAGTGGTCGATGTCGTCGTTCGAGATGCTCGGCGGCGGCGACACCGCGATCGCCTCGATGCAGTACTCGTTCTTCCCCAGTCCCCTCGCCTACGTCTCAAGTCGGGCGCACCGTGCGCTTCGCCACGCGGCGGGAGGACCTGTCCCGCACGTACTTCGGGGGCCGCTACGACCCCTGGGGCGAGCGCCGGATCGTCTACCTGCAGCACCCGTCGGATGCGATCGTGTGGTGGTCGCCGCAGCTGCTGCTGGGCGAGCCGGATTGGATGCGCGAGAAGGTCGGCCACGACGTGGCGGACAAGGTGGCCTGGTACCCGTGGGTGAGCTTCTGGCAGCTCGCCGCGGACATGCCCGTCGCGACCGCCGTGCCGCCCGAGACCGGCCACCGCTACCTGGAGAGCTTCGTTCCCTCCTGGGCCGCCGTGCTGCATGTCGAGGATGCCGCGGCCGTCGAGCGGGTGCTCGCGGAGCTGCGGCAGAGCATTCACCAGACGTGAGGTCGGGGGCCCCGTGA
- the mnmA gene encoding tRNA 2-thiouridine(34) synthase MnmA, which yields MRLVAAMSGGVDSAVAAARARQAGHDVVGVHLALASAPATLRTGSRGCCSAEDAGDARRVADRLGIPFYVWDMAAEFEADVIEDFVAEYAAGRTPNPCLRCNEKIKFAALLDRAWALGFDGVATGHYARISSPGDELNRTGRRELHRAVDLGKDQSYVLGVLDADQLACAVFPLGDSTKARVRVEAAALGLGVAAKPDSHDICFIADGDTRAFLAARLGETPGEVVDEDGAVVGEHRGAYGFTVGQRRGLAIRRPHADGRPRYVTAVDVATNRVVVGPEELLGIDVIEADAPRWCGAPPTGEFGCGVQLRAHGEEVGATARLDPDGRLQVRLARRTRGVAAGQAAVLYDGTRVVGSATIVATGRG from the coding sequence ATGCGGCTGGTCGCCGCGATGAGCGGCGGGGTCGATTCGGCCGTCGCCGCCGCCCGCGCTCGCCAGGCGGGCCACGACGTCGTGGGCGTGCACCTCGCCCTCGCCTCCGCCCCGGCGACCCTGCGCACGGGGAGCCGGGGCTGCTGTTCCGCGGAGGACGCCGGGGACGCGCGCCGGGTCGCGGACCGGCTGGGGATCCCGTTCTACGTGTGGGACATGGCCGCCGAGTTCGAGGCCGACGTGATCGAAGATTTCGTCGCGGAGTACGCCGCGGGCCGCACCCCGAACCCCTGCCTGCGGTGCAACGAGAAGATCAAGTTCGCGGCGCTGCTGGATCGGGCCTGGGCGCTGGGGTTCGACGGGGTGGCGACCGGCCACTACGCCCGCATCTCCAGCCCGGGCGACGAGCTCAACCGGACCGGACGCCGGGAGCTGCACCGCGCCGTCGACCTGGGCAAGGACCAGTCCTACGTGCTCGGCGTCCTCGACGCCGACCAACTGGCCTGCGCGGTCTTCCCGCTGGGGGACTCGACGAAGGCTCGGGTGCGGGTGGAGGCGGCCGCGCTGGGCCTCGGGGTTGCCGCGAAACCCGACAGCCACGACATCTGCTTCATCGCCGACGGGGACACCCGGGCCTTCCTGGCGGCCCGGCTCGGCGAGACGCCCGGCGAGGTCGTGGACGAGGACGGCGCGGTCGTGGGGGAGCACCGAGGGGCATACGGCTTCACGGTGGGACAGCGCCGCGGCCTCGCGATCCGGAGGCCGCACGCCGACGGCCGACCGCGCTACGTCACCGCGGTCGACGTGGCCACCAACCGCGTCGTGGTCGGTCCCGAGGAGCTGCTGGGCATCGACGTCATCGAGGCGGACGCGCCCCGGTGGTGTGGCGCGCCGCCCACCGGCGAGTTCGGCTGTGGGGTGCAGCTGCGGGCCCACGGGGAGGAGGTGGGCGCCACGGCTCGACTGGATCCTGACGGGCGCCTCCAGGTCCGCCTGGCGAGACGCACGCGCGGGGTGGCCGCCGGTCAGGCGGCGGTGCTCTACGACGGGACACGGGTGGTCGGATCGGCCACGATCGTCGCGACCGGCCGGGGCTGA
- a CDS encoding electron transfer flavoprotein subunit alpha/FixB family protein, whose product MAEVLVLVDHADGAVRKTTLEMLTLAARLGEPSAVFVGDGAEEAAATLGKYGAGKVYAVSGEANDYLVAPVVEALAQIMEQASPAAVLIPSNQHGKEMAARLAIKTSSGLITDAVDVRAGGDGVETTQSVFAGSYTVDATVTKGTPIITVKPNSCGPQEASGAGTVEKVDVAFSDAAKAARITERKEKQKSGRPELTEAAIVVSGGRGTGGDFAKVESMADTLGAAVGASRAAVDAGWYPHTSQVGQTGKQVSPQLYVACGISGAIQHRAGMQTSKTIVAINKDEEAPIFELVDFGVVGDLFEVLPQAEEQVKALRA is encoded by the coding sequence ATGGCTGAGGTTCTCGTCCTCGTCGACCACGCCGACGGCGCGGTCCGTAAGACGACCCTCGAGATGCTCACGCTGGCCGCCCGGCTCGGCGAGCCGTCCGCGGTCTTCGTGGGCGACGGCGCCGAGGAAGCGGCGGCGACGCTCGGGAAGTATGGCGCGGGCAAGGTGTACGCCGTGAGCGGCGAGGCCAACGACTACCTCGTGGCCCCGGTGGTCGAGGCGCTGGCGCAGATCATGGAGCAGGCCTCGCCGGCCGCGGTCCTGATCCCGAGCAACCAGCACGGCAAGGAGATGGCGGCCAGGCTGGCGATCAAGACCTCCTCCGGCCTCATCACCGACGCCGTCGACGTGCGGGCCGGCGGCGACGGCGTCGAGACGACGCAGTCGGTGTTCGCGGGGTCCTACACGGTCGACGCGACCGTCACCAAGGGCACCCCGATCATCACGGTCAAGCCGAACTCCTGTGGGCCGCAGGAGGCTTCGGGCGCCGGAACGGTCGAGAAGGTCGACGTGGCCTTCTCCGACGCCGCCAAGGCGGCGCGCATCACCGAGCGCAAGGAGAAGCAGAAGTCGGGTCGGCCGGAGCTCACCGAGGCGGCGATCGTCGTGTCCGGCGGGCGCGGCACGGGCGGCGACTTCGCCAAGGTCGAGAGCATGGCCGACACCCTCGGCGCGGCCGTGGGCGCCTCGCGCGCGGCGGTGGACGCCGGTTGGTATCCGCACACCAGCCAGGTGGGGCAGACCGGCAAGCAGGTCTCGCCGCAGCTGTACGTCGCGTGCGGCATCTCCGGGGCGATCCAGCACCGGGCGGGCATGCAGACGTCCAAGACCATCGTGGCCATCAACAAGGACGAGGAGGCGCCGATCTTCGAGCTCGTGGACTTCGGCGTCGTCGGCGACCTCTTCGAGGTCTTGCCGCAGGCGGAGGAGCAGGTCAAGGCGCTGCGCGCCTAG
- a CDS encoding electron transfer flavoprotein subunit beta/FixA family protein, giving the protein MNIVVCVKYVPDAQGDRSFESDETTDRDSVDGLLSELDEYAVEEALKIKEAGDAEVTVLTMGPAKAVDAVKKALQMGADKGIHISDDGIAGSDSAATSLVLAKAVEKIGSPDIVMTGMASTDGTMGVVPAMLAERLGLPMLTYVSELTVDGGSAKGRRDGDVATEMIETKLPAVISVTDQINEPRYPSFKGIMAAKKKPVETWSLSDIGVDAGEVGLEAAWTKVLKSTKRPPREQGLIVTDDGEGGAVLAQFLSIHKFV; this is encoded by the coding sequence ATGAACATCGTCGTCTGTGTGAAGTACGTGCCGGACGCCCAAGGCGACCGGTCGTTCGAGAGCGACGAGACCACAGACCGCGACTCCGTCGATGGGCTGCTGTCCGAGCTGGACGAATACGCGGTCGAGGAGGCCCTGAAGATCAAGGAGGCCGGCGACGCCGAGGTCACCGTGCTCACGATGGGCCCGGCCAAGGCCGTCGACGCGGTCAAGAAGGCGCTGCAGATGGGCGCCGACAAGGGCATCCACATCAGCGACGACGGCATCGCGGGCTCCGACTCGGCGGCGACGTCGCTGGTGCTCGCCAAGGCCGTCGAGAAGATCGGCAGCCCCGACATCGTGATGACCGGGATGGCCTCGACGGACGGCACGATGGGCGTCGTCCCCGCGATGCTGGCCGAGCGCCTCGGCCTGCCGATGCTCACCTACGTCTCCGAGCTGACCGTCGACGGCGGCAGCGCCAAGGGCCGCCGCGACGGCGACGTCGCCACGGAGATGATCGAGACGAAGCTCCCCGCGGTGATCTCGGTGACCGACCAGATCAACGAGCCACGCTATCCCTCGTTCAAGGGGATCATGGCGGCCAAGAAGAAGCCCGTGGAGACGTGGAGCCTGTCCGACATCGGCGTCGACGCCGGTGAGGTCGGCCTGGAGGCCGCCTGGACCAAGGTGCTGAAGTCCACGAAGCGCCCGCCGCGCGAGCAGGGCCTCATCGTCACCGATGACGGCGAGGGCGGCGCGGTGCTGGCCCAGTTCCTGTCCATCCACAAGTTCGTCTGA
- the glgX gene encoding glycogen debranching protein GlgX, with amino-acid sequence MPDLPPPLGAMPVRDGTGFAVFASAADAVELCLFEPDDATGESERRVELTDRIHGVWFGEVPEIRPGQRYGYRVHGAWRPERGLRHNPAKLLLDPYARAIAGRVDLRPEVYGHTVGPDLIGPDHYIDDRDSAAYVPRGVVVDDAFEWGAPMRRIPWGETIVYEVHVRGATMRHPRIPKELRGTYAGLAHPAFIEHLLRLGVTTVELLPVHAFTSEPHLKRLGLSNYWGYNSLGFFAPHPAYAAATDPQDQVREFKAMVQTFHDHGLEVILDVVYNHTCEQGQNGPTLSWRGLDNEAYYRLDERGYDIDVTGCGNTLDMRHAMVSRMVLDSLRYWVNECRVDGFRFDLGVALARGRGHDFNPDNPFLVALRTDPVLSRTKLIAEPWDCGVHGWRTGQFPPPFTEWNDRFRDAIRTYWLIDMTASEYRGHGVRELATRMAGSEDLFGHHDRGPLASVNFVSAHDGFTLADTTAYASKHNEANGEGNRDGHGDNRSYNHGVEGLTTDPQILAARRRSIRNLLATTLLATGVPMLCGGDAIGRTQGGNNNAYCQDNEISWFDWDLQPWQEDLADTVGFLARLRRSHRVFRQGSFFSSHPRPGDGRVDVLWFGRYGEPMTSESWEDPRCRVLQMLLRGDDITGASFLLVFQGKHAPEDVRMPPLEPGRAYDLVWDSGWSAATGSGGGLIDPGHVTRVDAATMQVYQVR; translated from the coding sequence ATGCCGGATCTGCCGCCGCCGCTCGGGGCGATGCCGGTTCGCGATGGCACCGGTTTCGCGGTGTTCGCCTCCGCCGCCGACGCCGTCGAGCTGTGCCTCTTCGAGCCCGACGACGCGACCGGCGAGTCCGAACGCAGGGTAGAACTCACCGACCGCATCCACGGCGTCTGGTTCGGCGAGGTCCCCGAGATCCGACCGGGCCAACGCTACGGCTACCGCGTGCACGGCGCCTGGCGTCCGGAACGCGGCCTGCGGCACAACCCCGCCAAGCTGCTCCTGGATCCCTACGCCCGAGCCATCGCCGGCCGCGTCGACCTGCGCCCCGAGGTCTACGGGCACACCGTCGGCCCGGACCTCATCGGGCCCGACCACTACATCGACGACCGGGACAGCGCCGCCTACGTGCCCCGGGGCGTCGTGGTCGACGACGCCTTCGAATGGGGAGCGCCGATGCGGCGCATCCCGTGGGGTGAAACGATCGTCTACGAGGTGCACGTCCGTGGCGCCACCATGCGGCACCCGCGCATCCCGAAGGAACTGCGGGGGACGTACGCCGGGCTGGCGCACCCCGCGTTCATCGAGCACCTCCTGCGGTTGGGCGTCACCACGGTCGAGCTGCTGCCGGTCCACGCCTTCACCTCCGAGCCGCACCTGAAGCGACTCGGCCTGTCCAACTACTGGGGCTACAACTCGCTCGGGTTCTTCGCCCCGCACCCGGCGTACGCCGCAGCCACCGACCCGCAAGACCAGGTGCGCGAGTTCAAGGCCATGGTGCAGACCTTCCACGACCACGGGCTCGAGGTGATCCTCGACGTCGTCTACAACCACACCTGCGAGCAGGGCCAGAACGGGCCCACGCTGTCGTGGCGGGGACTGGACAACGAGGCGTACTACCGGCTCGACGAACGCGGCTACGACATCGACGTCACGGGGTGCGGCAACACCTTGGACATGCGCCACGCGATGGTCTCCCGGATGGTGCTGGACTCGCTGCGCTACTGGGTGAACGAGTGCCGCGTCGACGGCTTCCGCTTCGACCTCGGGGTGGCGCTCGCCCGGGGTCGCGGGCACGACTTCAACCCCGACAACCCGTTCCTCGTCGCCCTGCGCACGGACCCCGTGCTGTCCCGGACCAAGCTCATCGCCGAGCCCTGGGACTGCGGCGTGCACGGCTGGCGGACGGGCCAGTTCCCACCCCCCTTCACGGAGTGGAACGACAGGTTCCGCGACGCCATCCGCACGTACTGGCTCATCGACATGACGGCCAGCGAATACCGCGGGCACGGCGTGCGGGAACTCGCCACCCGGATGGCCGGCAGCGAGGACCTCTTCGGCCATCACGACCGCGGCCCCCTCGCCAGCGTCAACTTCGTGTCGGCCCACGACGGGTTCACCCTCGCGGACACGACTGCTTACGCCAGCAAGCACAACGAGGCCAACGGCGAAGGCAACCGCGACGGACACGGCGACAACCGGTCGTACAACCACGGCGTCGAGGGCCTGACGACCGATCCCCAGATCCTCGCCGCGCGGCGCCGCAGCATCCGCAACCTGCTGGCCACGACGCTGCTGGCGACCGGCGTCCCCATGCTCTGCGGCGGCGACGCCATCGGCCGCACCCAGGGCGGCAACAACAACGCCTACTGCCAGGACAACGAGATCAGCTGGTTCGACTGGGACCTGCAGCCCTGGCAGGAAGACCTGGCGGACACCGTCGGCTTCCTCGCGCGGCTGCGTCGCTCGCACCGCGTGTTCCGGCAGGGCAGCTTCTTCTCCAGCCACCCGCGCCCCGGCGACGGTCGCGTGGATGTGCTGTGGTTCGGCCGGTACGGCGAGCCGATGACGAGCGAATCCTGGGAGGACCCCCGCTGCCGCGTGCTGCAGATGCTGCTGCGCGGCGACGACATCACCGGCGCCTCGTTCCTGCTGGTCTTCCAGGGCAAGCACGCCCCCGAGGACGTGAGGATGCCGCCCCTGGAGCCGGGCCGCGCCTACGACCTCGTGTGGGACTCCGGCTGGAGCGCCGCGACCGGGTCCGGCGGCGGCCTCATCGACCCGGGCCACGTGACCCGCGTCGACGCGGCGACCATGCAGGTCTACCAGGTCCGTTAG